The stretch of DNA GAGGAGAAAATCCGAGAGCTTTTCCACAGGTGGTTTAGAGGTGTTCCTAGAGAACAGATAACCGTTGAGAAAAAAGATGCCGAGGTTACAGTGGGCATCCCCACTACGGCTCTGCTTCACGACAATGCCTACCAACTATTAAACGCGTTCATTAGAGACGTCCAGAAGTACCTTCCCAGCGTCCATTCAGTGAACGTAGTGTTCACGTTTAAGCTGGAACGAGAGCCAGCTAAAGAACCTACCCAGGCTCCTGCTGCGCAACCCTCCCAAGAAGCTTCCGCCTCGCAAGAAGCCAAATCCGCGGAGAAGGAGGATCAATAAACTCTACTTCCACAAGCGAAAAACCACTCCCCACTTTTTCGATCTCCCTTAGGATTCGTATACGCTCTCCTTCTTCAATAAAGACGGGGGTGCACTCTTCGACGCCCTTATCGCAGCCAGGTCTCCGGTAGTAAACCACAGCACCCGGCATGACGTCTCTAGAGCTTAAAACCAGCTTAGCAGGCAGCTCTTCGACCTCAACTGTTATCAGGTCTTCAGCAAGAGCAGGGCAATGTACCACGTGTTTACGCACACCTACAACCCTGTAGCTTACAAGTGGTCGTAGATTCCCCAAGCACGCATTGAAAAAGGGGCACTCTAGACACTTAGACGTGACCAATGGCTGAAAGACTATTCCAGGCTTGGCGAAGAGCGACGTCACCATTGAAACTGCGCGACGCGGCATAGTGCTCTTTTTATACCTGCTTTAATCATTTTACTTTTGCGCTTTGGTATGTCTGACGGAAAACTCCCTCCAGGTGTCCTCAAAGGAACGACCACGGTAGGGATAACTGGGAAAGATTTCGTCGTCCTGGCGGCTGACAGAAGAGCCACTAGTGGGTACTTCATCGCAAGCAAGCAAGTTTGGAAGATACTCGAAGTAGACTCGCACATCGCAGTCACTATAGCTGGTGCGGTGGGAGATGCTCAACAGCTCGTTGAACGGTTAAGGGCGGAGGCAAGGTACTATAGAGCAACCAACGGCGAGGGCATTTCCGTGAGAAGTTTGGCGACACTCGCTTCGGTGATCCTCTTCAACTACAGACCAATACTATCAGTTCAGATGCTCATCGGTGGAATTGACAGTGAAGGTCCTTCACTATACTCGCTGGACTGGCTTGGAACTCTCACGCGTGAAAAGTTCACCGCGACGGGTTCAGGATCACCCTTCGCAGTATCCATGCTAGAGCACGAGTACAGGGATGACTTATCGCTGGACGAGGCAGTCCAGCTTGCTGTAAAGGCCGTCAGGATAGCGCTTGCCAGAGACCCTGGTAGCGGTGAAGGTGTAGATGTTGCTACTATAACGAGAAGCGGCATTTCGTTCAAACGCACGTAGAAAAGTATTTAAAGACGTCTGGAATTAGGACACACACTTCTGTTCTCTGCAAGGTGAAGATTTTGGAAGTTGTAACGTCAGTAGCTCGGGAAGTCAGGGAGGCGATATTCAGCAATCTCCCACCCGGTGCGGAGATCACAAAGGTGGATTTCGAAGGACCACGAATAGCCATCTACACTAGGAGACCCCAGGTCTTTCTCGAGAATGACAGCGAGCTCGTTAAGAGAATAGCTAAAACTGTCCGAAAGAGAGTCATCGTGAGGGGAGATGACGCATCTAGACTAGACGAGAAGACTGCACGAGATATAATACTCTCACTGATACCGAAAGAGGCTGGTCTAAAAGATCTCTACTTCAACGAAGCGATAGGTGAAGTCGAGATAGAGCTTCTCTACCCTGAGAAGGTTAGTCAAGAGACTTTGAACAGAATTTTCATCGACACTCTTTGGTATCCGCGCGTCCTTCGCAGACCCCCCATTGTTAGCAGAAGCGTACGCGAGATACGCGAGATCTATCGTGCCGAAGTCGAAAGCAGGAGAAAGTTCCTGAAAGAGCTCGGCAATAGAGTTTACCGAAAGCCCGTTTTTGAGACGGATCGAGTAAGAGTTGTCGCGCTCGGAGCTTTCCAGGAAGTAGGCAGAAGCGCTATTCTGGTTCAAACGCCAGAGGCGAATATACTCCTAGATGCTGGGCTAAAACCCACAGGAAACTCTGACGAGCTACCGATGTTTGACTTGCCTGAGTTCGATGTCGACTCTCTCGATGCTGTTGTCATAACGCATGCCCATCTCGACCACGTCGGAGCACTACCAGTACTGTTCAAGTATGGATACAAGGGACCTGTGTACATGACTGAGCCTACGCTCCACTTGTCTAAGCTACTCTTCGAGGATTACATAAAGGTCTCTGAGCGCGAAGGCAGGCCTCAACTTTTCTCAGCAAGGGAAATATCGTCGATAATACTCCACACGTACGCTCTTGGCTACGGAGAAGTTACGGATATAGCCCCAGAGGTAAAGCTCACTCTCTACCGAGCTGGGCACATCCTAGGCTCAGCTCTGGTTCACCTCCACATAGGTGAGGGCCTTATTAACCTCGTCTACACTGGCGACATGAAGTTCGCGAGAACCATGCTGCTCGACCCAGCACACACCAAGTTTCCAAGAGCAGAGGTTCTGATAATGGAATCCACCTACGGTAGCAGGAGCGATGTTTTGCCGAGCGAGGAGGAAGCCCGTCTCGAGCTAGCTAAGATCATCCTCGAAACCATAGAGAAGAAGGGGATTGTGCTTATACCTGTCCTGGCCGTTGGGAGAGCCCAGGAGGTCCTCCTTGCAATACTCGACCTTATTCGAAATAAAATCATTCCACCTCTTCCAATTTACATCGAAGGTATGATAGACGAGGTTTCCGCGGTGCATATGACCTTCCCAGAGTACCTTTCCGTAACCGTTAGAAACCTGATATACAACGACCAGAATCCTTTCACTTCCGAAAACATACACATCTACCGCGGTGAAAACAAGGAAGAGGTGGCCAGCACAAGACCAGCGGTAATCCTAGCAACTTCCGGTATGCTCACGGGTGGTCCTGTGCTCGAATACCTGAAGATACTTTCAGACGACGCCAACAGTAGCTTGGTATTTGTGAGCTACCAAGTTGAGGGTACACTTGGAAGAAAGATACTTCAGGGACTGCGGAAATTGACGTTCCTTGATGAGGGGGGCAGAGTTGTCACAAAGGAGTTGAAGATGGGCGTGTACAGAGTTGAAGGTTTCTCAGGCCACAGCGACAGAAGGCAGCTAGAGGCCTACCTAAGAAGAGTTGAGCCTACCCCGCGAACGGTGATACTGAATCACGGCGAGAGAAGCAAGATTGAAGAGTTTCGATCCTATCTTCTCAGCGACTGGTTCAGGAAGAAAACCCATTTGAACTTCAATGTGTTGACTCCGCAGAATGCGGAGAGCGTTAGGATAGTTTAAGACAGGGAAAGCTGCCATATATCGTCATTGAGGTAGTGCAGGTTTTTAATGGCTTTACCCTTATGCGCAGCTCTCAACTCTTGTGACGACATCAAGCTGACTCCTATTGCGATTACTCTACCTTTATCGTGATCCCTCACGAGGATCTTTGACCCTGCGTCGAATTCGCCCTCGATCATCTTAATGCCCGGAACCATGACATCGGCCCCGTTGAGAATGTGTGGTATGGCCCCTTGGTCAACGTAGACTGACGGATAGCTGGGAGTAATACCCTTCCGGTATATAAGGTAGAGGCTCGGAACCAGACCCACGTTTTCGAACCTGGCTAAGGTGACCATCCCGTCAACGAAATAAAGTTCAGTCAGACTCGCATGCTTTAACTTGGCCACTTCCACGTTCTCACTCGAATCGATCAAGCCTGCTACCTCAGCGCCAACTTCCCTCATGGCTTCCTCAAAAAGCGCTTTCTTGTCCTTCTTGCTCAGTTTGTACCTTGTCACGATCTTCAACTTCTGGGAGCTTGCCACGCAACACACCCTCTACGGTATAGTATGAGATAACCCCCTCTTTATCAACTATTGCCAATACGAGTTCCCGATCGCTCTCAAGCGCTCTTCGAAACATTTCCTCAAACTCCTTAAAACTAAGCCTAGCTCCTTCCTTCACGACCCTCACAAGGTATCTTCGCACCTTATCCTTCCTCTTCCAGTCAATAAGAAATTCCAAGGGAGCAACACCGGGAAAAACCATAAGAGCACGGTTTCTTAGATCCGAGTACACGTTGAGCTTCGTCCAAAAGTCAGGATCAGCCTTGCTCCCCAAAGTTACTATGGAGTCAAAGTGGAGCTCTTCACCCGAATCATCAACAGCCAGTAGCAACCCTCTATACATAAGGTAAGCAGCCTCTAGGAGCGACAACTTAAGGCACTCAGCCTCTCGTAGACCATAACCTCTATCAGCCAGAAAGGAGACCGCCTCCTCGCCGCACACAACCACATAGCCCCCTGCCAATTTTCCTCTAAAGGGTTCTCTTTCAGCGCCCCTTTCTTGCTCCACATGCGTACTCGATAGCGAACGATATAAAACGTTTCTCTAAGGCTAAATTATTTTAGGCACCCTTGAGAAAGCTCCTACAATGACTACGATTGAGGTGCATAAAAAGGAGGCTCCAAGCACTGTAAGATTTGCATTTGTAACTGTGAGCACATCTAGGTATCTCGCCTCGCGGATGGGAGGAAGCGTGGAAGATGTTTCCTTCATGAAAGCAAGGGAGATAATTGAAAGGAGCGGTCATAAGTTGACGCGTTATGTTCTCGTCCCTGACAACCCTCGTCTTATACTCTTAGCAATAGATACTCTATTGGATGAGCCGGACGTTGATGAGATCATCGTAAGCGGGGGCACAGGACCCACGCCAGACGATCTAACTGTTCAAACCGTGAGACCTTTGTTTGAAAAAGAGCTAGAAGGGTTTGGGGACCTATTCAGGTTTGTGAGCTTTAAGGAAGCCGGCTCATCCAGTTTCCTCTCTAACTCCACCGCCGGGATTGTACGCGGTAAAATTATCTTCTGTATTCCCGGGTCGCCAGGGGCTGTCGAGACCGCTTTAAGGGAGCTCATCGTCCCGGAGGCTGGCCACGTCTTAAGCCTAGCGAGGCGAGCCGTATGAGCGGCAAAATAGGAGTGAAGATGGTGGACATAACGGAGAAACCTGAAGTCTACAGAGAGGCTACTGCTAGCGGCTTCATTCGACTGAAGAAAGAAACGGTAAAAGCTATACTGGAGGGGAAGGTTCCAAAAGGCGACGTGCTGAACGTGGCGCGCGTGGCAGCGATACTTGCAGTGAAGAAAACTTGGGAGATACTCCCGCTCTGCCACCCAATTCCAATAACCGGCGTAGAGGTCGACTTCGATTTAACAGAGGATGGTGTGGAGGCAACGGTCACGGTTAAAACCACCTCAAAGACGGGAGTCGAAATGGAGGCTTTGACGGGCGTTACCGTGGCGCTCTTGACGGTGTGGGATATGGTAAAATCCCTGGAGAAAGACAGTAGAGGCCAGTATCCTTACACCTTGATAAAAGAAGTACGCGTGTTGGAGAAAGTTAAACAGGCCTCAAAGGACGATAAACCCATCTGACCTCAAGGCTGATTCACCTCTACAAATCAGTTCACGTAGTTTTCAGGAGCACTTCACTAACCCCTAGCCTCTTGGCACCCTTTTTCTATCTTCCAGTATCCAGAACTCACCGTCTTCTCGTTTTTCAAGCTTCCAAACGTAGGCTTCATGCTTTACGCGCTCTAGGATCGCTCCCAAGGCGCTTAGAGCGTTTTCGCGACTCTCTGAGGCTACACCTATGAACAGCACCGGCTCCCCGGGCTTGGCAGAGCCCTTTTTATGGTAGATTGTCGCATAGAGGAGCCCATGACCCAGCGACTCCTCCTCACCTATCTTCGCGAGTGCGGACGTCGACATCGGCTCAAAGGTCTCGTAGTAAAGCTCGCTTACCTTTTTCCCGTCGATTGAGCCCTTCACTCTTCCAATAAAGACGGCCACGGCTCCTGCGCTGTCATCGAGGGCTTTAAGCATAGCATCAAGCAGCACGACCGGATCCACAGAGTCGACGAATGCATAGTGTGAGCCTCCAGAAATTGGGGGCATGAGTATGACCTCATCCCCTTCAACTACGATGTCGCCGAGCCCCGCGCTTTTGTTGTTTAGGAGAACAACGAACTCCCCGCTATTTACGTAGTCCTTCATTCTCGGATACTTTTCGGAAACAGTCGCTAAGATGTCAGCCACCTTAGCTTCGCTTTCAGGAATCTCAAAGATCTCCTCGCTGCATTTCGTTAAATCTCTGAAGAAAGCCAAGTACCTAACCTTAACTTTCAACGAGAATCCCCTAAAAGAATGTTTACCATAAAGCGCTTAAACATCTCTAGGTCTTCGATGTAGACGAACTCACCTTCGGAGTGAATGTTCGTCCCCTCGCGTATGGTTCCGAACGCCACGACGTCCATGCCGTAGAGATCAAAGTAAGTTCCATCATTCCCTCCCAGCTCAGCAGCAACAGAAGGCTCGCCACGGAAGCCCATATCTCTGTAAGCTTTCCTTGCGGCCTCTATAACCTCTCTTACGAAGAGCTCGTTCTTCGCGTACCAACCCGGCTGACCCGTGATCACCTCAACTTTCGCGCTAATACCTAGTTTGGATACAGCTGACGAGAAGTATGCGTAGAGCTCGTGCAGAGCGTCTTCTACCCTTTCCTCCGGTATTAGCCTCATGTCAAATCCCGCCCACGCCTCGCCGGGTACCCTGTTGTGTTTCTCGGGTTCTGTTTCCGGGAGTTTAACCACAGTTACTGTAAAGCGTCCCCAAACCTGGGGCACCGGGCTACCTGGAGGAGAGGGGAGCTTCGACAGCTTCCCATGTCTGAGAGCCTTGTACTCCCTTAGCTCCCACAATAGCTTCAATAAGTCCTCTACTGCGTTACGCGTCTCGTGAGGATAGCCTGCATGACCGGATTTTCCCCTCACCTTAATCCATCCGTGAACAACGCCGCTTGCCCCAACCGAAACGTACTCGGAGCCCGAATCAACGATCACAACGCGATCCCACCTGTAACCCTGTTCCAGCAGGGCTTTAACCCCGGTGCCGCCTACTTCTTCGTCCCCAGTAATCACCAGAAACGGAGCATAGCGCAACTTCTCCCCTGCACCTTTAAGAGAGACAAGCCCCGCCATGACGGCTGCGATAGCCGATTTGTCGTCCGCGGCCCCTCTACCGTACACTTTACCGTCTCTCACGATCGGCTCGTAAGGATCCATCTGCTGCCCGTCCACAACCCAGGGGCCTTTAGCTGGAACCACGTCATAGTGTGTGACAAACGCCATCGATGGTTTGTTCCTAGGAGCATCAGGGAGCCCTATCACGAGAGATGGTATATCTCCGTTGAGGAGCTCCACACGCTCAACTGTTAGCCCGTTCTCAACGGCTGTTTTT from Infirmifilum sp. NZ encodes:
- a CDS encoding UPF0179 family protein, with the translated sequence MPRRAVSMVTSLFAKPGIVFQPLVTSKCLECPFFNACLGNLRPLVSYRVVGVRKHVVHCPALAEDLITVEVEELPAKLVLSSRDVMPGAVVYYRRPGCDKGVEECTPVFIEEGERIRILREIEKVGSGFSLVEVEFIDPPSPRIWLLARRKLLGRVAQQEPG
- the psmB gene encoding archaeal proteasome endopeptidase complex subunit beta, translating into MSDGKLPPGVLKGTTTVGITGKDFVVLAADRRATSGYFIASKQVWKILEVDSHIAVTIAGAVGDAQQLVERLRAEARYYRATNGEGISVRSLATLASVILFNYRPILSVQMLIGGIDSEGPSLYSLDWLGTLTREKFTATGSGSPFAVSMLEHEYRDDLSLDEAVQLAVKAVRIALARDPGSGEGVDVATITRSGISFKRT
- a CDS encoding beta-CASP ribonuclease aCPSF1, with the protein product MEVVTSVAREVREAIFSNLPPGAEITKVDFEGPRIAIYTRRPQVFLENDSELVKRIAKTVRKRVIVRGDDASRLDEKTARDIILSLIPKEAGLKDLYFNEAIGEVEIELLYPEKVSQETLNRIFIDTLWYPRVLRRPPIVSRSVREIREIYRAEVESRRKFLKELGNRVYRKPVFETDRVRVVALGAFQEVGRSAILVQTPEANILLDAGLKPTGNSDELPMFDLPEFDVDSLDAVVITHAHLDHVGALPVLFKYGYKGPVYMTEPTLHLSKLLFEDYIKVSEREGRPQLFSAREISSIILHTYALGYGEVTDIAPEVKLTLYRAGHILGSALVHLHIGEGLINLVYTGDMKFARTMLLDPAHTKFPRAEVLIMESTYGSRSDVLPSEEEARLELAKIILETIEKKGIVLIPVLAVGRAQEVLLAILDLIRNKIIPPLPIYIEGMIDEVSAVHMTFPEYLSVTVRNLIYNDQNPFTSENIHIYRGENKEEVASTRPAVILATSGMLTGGPVLEYLKILSDDANSSLVFVSYQVEGTLGRKILQGLRKLTFLDEGGRVVTKELKMGVYRVEGFSGHSDRRQLEAYLRRVEPTPRTVILNHGERSKIEEFRSYLLSDWFRKKTHLNFNVLTPQNAESVRIV
- a CDS encoding PUA domain-containing protein; this translates as MTRYKLSKKDKKALFEEAMREVGAEVAGLIDSSENVEVAKLKHASLTELYFVDGMVTLARFENVGLVPSLYLIYRKGITPSYPSVYVDQGAIPHILNGADVMVPGIKMIEGEFDAGSKILVRDHDKGRVIAIGVSLMSSQELRAAHKGKAIKNLHYLNDDIWQLSLS
- a CDS encoding MogA/MoaB family molybdenum cofactor biosynthesis protein — encoded protein: MTTIEVHKKEAPSTVRFAFVTVSTSRYLASRMGGSVEDVSFMKAREIIERSGHKLTRYVLVPDNPRLILLAIDTLLDEPDVDEIIVSGGTGPTPDDLTVQTVRPLFEKELEGFGDLFRFVSFKEAGSSSFLSNSTAGIVRGKIIFCIPGSPGAVETALRELIVPEAGHVLSLARRAV
- the moaC gene encoding cyclic pyranopterin monophosphate synthase MoaC codes for the protein MSGKIGVKMVDITEKPEVYREATASGFIRLKKETVKAILEGKVPKGDVLNVARVAAILAVKKTWEILPLCHPIPITGVEVDFDLTEDGVEATVTVKTTSKTGVEMEALTGVTVALLTVWDMVKSLEKDSRGQYPYTLIKEVRVLEKVKQASKDDKPI
- a CDS encoding molybdenum cofactor biosynthesis protein; translated protein: MKVKVRYLAFFRDLTKCSEEIFEIPESEAKVADILATVSEKYPRMKDYVNSGEFVVLLNNKSAGLGDIVVEGDEVILMPPISGGSHYAFVDSVDPVVLLDAMLKALDDSAGAVAVFIGRVKGSIDGKKVSELYYETFEPMSTSALAKIGEEESLGHGLLYATIYHKKGSAKPGEPVLFIGVASESRENALSALGAILERVKHEAYVWKLEKREDGEFWILEDRKRVPRG
- a CDS encoding M20 family metallopeptidase is translated as MPEGFDMVSFLLELVRIPSESGYQGNTIVRRNYTEIVALIEKTAVENGLTVERVELLNGDIPSLVIGLPDAPRNKPSMAFVTHYDVVPAKGPWVVDGQQMDPYEPIVRDGKVYGRGAADDKSAIAAVMAGLVSLKGAGEKLRYAPFLVITGDEEVGGTGVKALLEQGYRWDRVVIVDSGSEYVSVGASGVVHGWIKVRGKSGHAGYPHETRNAVEDLLKLLWELREYKALRHGKLSKLPSPPGSPVPQVWGRFTVTVVKLPETEPEKHNRVPGEAWAGFDMRLIPEERVEDALHELYAYFSSAVSKLGISAKVEVITGQPGWYAKNELFVREVIEAARKAYRDMGFRGEPSVAAELGGNDGTYFDLYGMDVVAFGTIREGTNIHSEGEFVYIEDLEMFKRFMVNILLGDSR